In Dioscorea cayenensis subsp. rotundata cultivar TDr96_F1 chromosome 13, TDr96_F1_v2_PseudoChromosome.rev07_lg8_w22 25.fasta, whole genome shotgun sequence, the sequence TGAAATGCATCATCTAATTCTCTTCTATCTGAAGTTTCAAAATATGACTGGATCAAATATCCGGGGTTTCTCTTTCACTGTCATGACTGACATGCCGATGTCCTTTGTCGGGCATCTTGGTTGGCAAGTATGCAGTTGTAGACATCACTGCTTTTACTTTGGCGACTCtgctttctatttaaaatagACCGTCATACTATTCTGCATCATGCATTTCATAGGAACTGTTCTGTTTGCGAGAGATCAATGGAATAATCTTTCAAGATAAGGGATTCCCAAATATTGGATTGTGCACAATGTCAAATCATGAAATCCGAAAAGATCAACGGTGTGTCTATTAATCTATTGGATTACTCTAAGAAAAATCATTAGCTGCCATTGTTGGGACCAAGATTATATATAGAATCCTGCTGAAGTGTGTTTCAGTAAATTATTCCTATTTAATTACAATACAATTCTTCTGACTTTTTGGTGTGATATAGGCCCTCTTTAGATCAAGATCACAGATTATTGAAGCCTTattaaaaacttcaaaatgcTTGTTGTGAATAAGAAATTAGAAGGTTTTCAAAGAAGTCATCTTCCATAGTTCCATATGTATACTGTCAAACCTAGTGATAAGGGTAAAAATTACCAgattttcatcaatttaattgagCATTTTGTTCATCAATAATcttcatttggttttttttgtccTCGAGATGTTACACTATACTATCATATGCAGAAACCAAGGCAGATGCATGGAAAGCCTTGTGGACAGTGAGCCTACACAAGATCTTTGCTGCAATTGCAATGGGAATAGCACTCCTTCGAATGATTCCCGATCGGCCTCTCCTCTCATGCGCATCGTATTCCTTCGCCTTCGCCATCTCATCTCCCATCGGCGTGGCCATCGGTATCATCATCGATGCTACAACACAAGGCAAAGTGGCGGACTGGATTTATGCCATCTCAATGGGTCTTGCATGCGGGATCTTCATCTATGTCGCCATAAACCATCTTCTTTCTAAAGGTTACGTGCCATTGAAGAACATTACAGCAGACACGCCGTTAAACCGATGGATTGCCGTGGTCTTAGGTGTCGGAGTCATTGCCGTTGTGATGATCTGGGACACTTGAGAAGATGATATAAAGCATAGAATACAATAATGATTTTTTGTCGTCTTGGTTCTATGAGTAATTGTCCTCGACATTCTTAAATATATAAGGTGTAATGTTGTGCAAAATTTCacctttttccttgtttttttccttttgaaaagGTGATATTACCATATTGAATTTTACCAATTTGTCACTTGGTGATAATTGTTTCAAGAGAACAAACATAATAACTAACAAATTTAGTCACTAAAGGGGAACAAGAAATGGTAAgtatctttttataaaaaaaaagataaaaggagTTGGATGGTCAATGCATATTACACACATAAATCCATTACTTAATGGTACCACTACTAAATCAGTTGTGATGAATCTTAAATGcatttatgaattaaaatgaGAATGAACTATAGAATGATACCATCTTTGCTTAATGATCATCACTGGAACACAAAACTGGTTATTTGATCATGCCAGACTATGCTTGGGCTCCATATTGTTCTTTCCCAGAAAAGGCCATAACTAATATCAGGAACGGCAAAACAAGCGGCCGGAGTTTGCAAAATTTCCAAAAGATTCTGCAATGGAGCATCAAATTTCCAAATGAAGCTTTTCGAAACATATGATTGCAATGACTGGTCCAGCAAAATCCCCAAGAGCACAGCCTGTTGAATATAATGCATGTTGTTGGGTTGTTACAGGTGGACAACAGAGAATTTTCGGTTAACAACAGGAAGTGATTTCCTTACCAACCCACTGTCCGGTTGAAGGATGAATAAGAGCACAGATTCCTGCACCGATCGATGCAAAAACCAGTGATGCAGTGCACTTTATTGTTGTTGCATATACCTTTTTCCCAAACAACctgattttttcatttttatcagcAAGTGGATCATCTTCTGATTTCCGGATAAAACATCGGTAGGCGTCAACTCCTATCTGGACAATCCATGAGGCTGCCACACCTAACATATGTCCTGTTCCAGAGAAACAGATAATAAAAGAGTTCTTCgggggaaaaataataataacttgcACTTGaggattgaaaataaataacctCTAAAAGTCGTTCTGCTGACACTGAAAACAAAACAGGGAGTACTAATGTCCCTTGCAGCCTTCCGTTTGGCCGACCTTGGAACATCTGCGAGTCAAAAAAATTCAGTAAcctgaaatgccctaatacaaaaACAATGAGTTATATACTGATGCCTTTGTTTACAGGCTTCACTAGTTTTAGTGCTTTCTTGCACTCTTAGAGACTCACATTTTTGTAAGTAATTTAATGAGACATGAGAAATCCATAAAATGCTTCGAAAAAACATCAGAATATCCTGCTGCCATATATTTGATCAGTGAAGTACCTTTAAGAAGTTTCCATGCCATTCTTTGAGAAACATAGTGGACAGCAAGTCTTTCCAGCACCCTTCTAACCGTTACAACAGTAGTCTGAAGTGCATAGAATGTGTTCAGTCATGGCAGACATTGGATGGAGTACTAGTGAATAGCACATTCCAAAGCCAAATTGAAATATTGCTGATCATTTTCCAAATTTCATACTTTGCAAGAAAACATATTCAAACAACCGATAAAACAAGAGTCACCTCACGGGCTATTTGTTTCACTGATTTCTTGAAGGGAGTAACCAAATCAACAGATTTGTTCTCTGGAGGGTCTTCAAGATCATCGTTGTCCCCTTCTACAGGTGGGTGAGGTTCCAACAGtggtaaataaaataacaagaaggACCTCACTGATGTCAATGCAAGTGACTTCAACCCAAAAGCAGAAGTCAAGGATTTCAGTTCCACAGGGTATTCCTTTGGTCTATATGTTACAGAGCTAGACAATAACTCTTCAGTGGGTATATTAGGGATGTAACTATCACTCAATGCTGCACCAGCATCACAATAGGCAATAGGAATTCCTCCATTTCTGATATGTAACACACCAAAATCATTATAAGCCAGgacatcaaatttaaaataataatcacataGCACATAGCTTTAATTGCATTACACAGAAAACAAAACATGCACACATTTTTGTAGATGGTACCTAAGTCCAAAATGCACAAAACGAAAAATTATGGGAGTGTTTTGAAGGGAATATGGGTGGATTAGATTAAGGCACCAAAAGCCTTGATCCCTCCTTTTTCTCGTTTTGGTGTCTTTAATGGAAAGAACGAATAAGGAATGGGTGTTTAGTGAAGAAATAATGTAGGGGTTTGGACTAATGAgactttttcttcaaatttgatattttgtacCCTTCATTTCCTATGAATGATATACTTGAGGCCATATATGATTAATGCCAATATAAACCCCTCAATCAAGGTAAAGATTCAAAAAATAACAAGCTATGGATCACAAAAGAGTTGGGAGCCAAGGGTGaaagagaaaataggaaaaagaaACATGAGATGTGATGTGAGAAACACACAAAGGTAATTTTTCTTATACCCCTTAAGCTACTCCCACTCCCATTTAGGAGTAGCTTGATCCGGAGTATGTTTTCTTGTTCCTCCAAAAGAGGGTTAAGCCCTACAAAGGGGTCTTTGACAAAATTTTATGGATCAAGCAGGATTAAGGGGCTTAATCCATCTCTTAATCTGCCAGCCAGTGTTACCATTGACAAAGTGATCGTCTAGTACAATGACAATGAAGAACATTCAAACGGATACATGGTAATATCAGTAAAACAAACACTAGCAATCATGTAAAATTAGTAGCCAAGCATCCACTTTATTCATTGTAAAACAAAAACTATCCCAACTTTTATCTCATCTCTATTCCCCAACTACATTGTTTCATTGCCAAACATAGTTGTCGAATTACTCTTTTTGTAATGTATATAAGATAAAAAAGGTTAGTTGGATTTGAACAATAACATCAATCATTCTCCTTTAAAGGTTGTCAAATAATCACCATTCTcctaaaaaacaaattagatgTGAATTTCCTACAAACCAATTCAAGGAATATACAaagtaagaatttttttttcccatgttaaaatttaataattttggaACAAGAACCTTTCCATTTCCAACTTTCTTCAGAATCAAAGATGaaattctaatatttaaatatataaacacacaaAGGAAGATATTTTACTCAATTTAGCTACGATTCAGGTATAATTTGATCTTAATTTCTCGTATACTTTCGTACTATAACCAGCAATACGCATAGAATTCCACTCCCAAATCACAAAACACAACAAGAGATTGCAGTATCATGatcaatcaacaagaaaacGTCCAAAAATCTCGATTTCACGCCATCAAATCACAAGAAAAGCTTCTCAGAAGGTAAAAAAGGGGAAAGAGATCAACAGACCCGAAGATGGAACGGGATGCAAAAGGCCAAGAGGCAGCGGCGGAGGCGGCCGCAGCGGAGACGGCGAGGGTGGCGGAGAAGAGGTGGTGCGCGTGGACGGGTTGGGCGTGCACGGCCgagttcttcttggcaagaTTGAGAACGAGGGCTATGCCCGCCATTGCCGAGCTGGAGAACGATCCGACTCGCGAGCTCAAAGATTGAagctttttccccctttttagGTCAAGACTCAACACTAAGCACTtagagctatatatatatatatatattaattaaaaaaataaaaataaaaatttatttacttatttatttatttattttttaaaaaaagggtgaTATTTCCGAAGAAAAGTTTCAtgatcatcaaaatttttatttccactttttttatatatatatatatatatagaacaataattttatataaaattgattcTGTGTATTCCCAACAACGAAAAAATTAGGAGAAATATAAACAAAGGAAAGGacatatattaaaaagcaaattgtgatattttaacaaaattatttgttaaaagaaaattatttcctttttttttaagttaagaCTCAACTATgcaccctatatatatatatatatatatatatatatttataaacaaaagaaaaacaaatttgatataaaaattgaCACTATTTATTcccatatatacataaaaaacagtaaaaaaatagaaaaataacaataaactGTAAACGGTgacaaatacaaagaaaaatcccacaattattagaaatatatttttattttattttttttaaataatatgcaCTAATTATCTCACACACCTCATATCTTCAACCATGTTTTTGAAATAAGTCAAacctttaatttttcatatggAAGTTAATTGCATTGCCGCTATCTTATTACGGTAATGGTGTTAAGACTCAACTAAACatttagatatataaataaacaactaaattagaaataaaaattaattctatttattccatcagattaaaaaataataaaaatatggacAAAATGACAACTAAAATTGTGtgaaatacaaagaaaaaaagtctcaaaattattaatgaataatatttttgtatttctatatatgttttagttTCCATCTTGTTTAGTCATTTCCACTTTCAGTAGCTATTTTGTTCTCTAGTTGGTGCAATTTAAGTTTTTTAGttcattttcttgtatttggtCTCTGCTTTTTGTTActccttttttaatttttttaattaattataatttatccatttttttaatttcttccataataattaataactaataataatatatttttatgaatttattttataaaatgcgACAAACATGTGTTACTGCATAAGCACTAGCATTTTTAcctataaatttataaattttattattttttattatataataaaaagatagatagataattatcttaaaaagtCCATACCTTTTGTTTAGAAAgttattaataaatcaaatcaattcaacaGGTAAGGTAAGGTAAGATTGAACCATATTTCAATTCTATAGTAaccaatgttgtcagacccggatcgccccggccggttcaaccggaaaaacccggtgttaatcCCCCATtgacccggtgttaacccggtgttAAACCTGGCctgggtataccccattgacccgggtattaaaaaacccggtgttaatcCGGTGAGTCAGGCGGTTCAATCAGGGAGCCGGTTGACCCGTACGAGTCAATCgagtcacaatgtttaatttttactatatttaataatttattattatttttctcattaaaaaccacaaaaatcgtgtatatttattaatattaatttataatttataatcaataaatagaattacaatatatatatataccaacaaaaaaattaacatttaaaaaaataaaaatatattaatgtattatgtaaatacttttctaaaaaaatttaatttattaagaaaaataaaacaaaaaaatgagtgtaatttttattataaaaaaatataaaaattaaaagtattctaattaaataaaaaatataagaaaatttaaaacaaaataaaaactcaattgagatataagaattagtgagttaaatttcttatttattttaacaaaatcaaccaataaacaaataaataaataaataacaccgagagaagtttgataattttaaaaatgtaaaaataaatgacaaaattagaaaactctactgtatataaggtcatttatcaatttaaatatcaaatttgagtaggttttataatataattatggatttaatattatatttgtttattattaattattataatatttttttatatttaattattgaccccggttcaaccccggttcaacccgatTGAACCCGATTGACTCTGACTCACTGGACTTAATGGGCATTCATTGCTACGGGTCCCGACAACCTCGATAAGTAACTATCACGAAATCAATTCCGTGGGATCTATCTGTCAGCGTaacaatcacatatatatacctCTATTTTATGCATGGTTTGTGATAGGATTTCAAATCTTGTTCAAAACAAATATGTTTTGCTTAACATAGAAATGTTTACAGTGGAAGAACCAGGAAATTTATGATGTAGGGTGACTGTTGATATTTTTTACaacttcattcattcattcttcttcttcttctcaccaTCACTGAACTTCCTCATGAGATCTTGAAGCTCCATGTAATGAACTTCTGGTCTGCTACTCTCCAACAAGCTCAccaaaatgcaagaaaacattCTTGTCACAAGCAATCCTCAAAGACCCCAGTGTATGAGTAACCAAACTCCTCCACTAATTCTCTAAGAAGCTCTTCTACTAATGAGTGTGGTTGAGGATGTTTGCATTCATCTCAATCTTGTGCACcaccttcttccccacatgaaTCTTAGCATTGCCCCTTCTCAGATTTGTGTCTCTCCTGTTCATTGTCAGCCTCTTCATGATGCTagtcatggtttttttttaattattattattggtctATTCTTTGTGGAAATCAAGATCATGCTactatttatatgtatattggAAGTTTGTATTTGACTAATGAACAGGGAATGTGGAAACTTTTGATTGGTTCTTTGACCTGTAAAATATGGTgagctttttttgtttttcttcagaGTAGAGTTCCACTTCTGTTGGGAattcattggtttttttatagtttaaactttGTTCATTCCATATAGACTGTTTGTCATTGGATACATCAAAAATGGCATCTTTATTAATTGCAGGTTTGCTCATTGTTTGGTTCTAGCCTTCAAATTGAGATCTTTATGAGTTCTCTGATTCATGATACATAAAAACTGAAAAACTTTTTTGTTTGTATGGTTCTTAactcttgtgtttttcttcagTAAGTTTTCTGCAACTTGTTTTATGTGGAGGACTTTTCTgctgttaattatttttttttttaagagaaagcTGAAATTTTCAATCTTACTCAattacttgtgtatatatatatatatacatatatgatattGATGTTCATTTAGTATCAAAACCTCTTTCATTATCTGCAAGATCTTGTTCATCAGTCATAAATTGCAGTATCGATAATTTTGTTCTATGATTCATGGTTTCaagcatttttaatttttttatatcatgtgAATTGATTGCAGATGAAATACATTTTGTTATTCtatgtatatattatctttGCTTCCTCTGTTATTCATGAATTATTTGAATGATGTATATTTTGCTGAAGCATTCCTTTCACCTTTATGAAATTCATATACTATGCAGTGATATCTTTCTCTAATTGATGTACAGAATGATGATTTGTTTGCGGATATCTTGCACAATTTTGTTATGTAAATTGTGTATTTTTAATCGTCTTTTTTCAAACAGGCGTGCCTTCTGAAGATGTTGATGTTTTCAGAAGAGCTTTCATTTTCACAATGAACAACTCTGAATCCTATGAATGATTTCCTCTCATCAGCAACATTAAATAACTTCTCATCATTTCTGCACACACTATATCAGTAACTGCTCTGACAATTCATAGTTAGCAGATATATGTTCATCGGTTAATTTAATCCTATTAAACTGTGTTTTTCACGACACGGCAAGTTTAAACATGGAAATAGACTCTACAACTTCACCCACTGATCACCGTCGATGTAATTTTGATCGAGGAAAGGCTTAGCTTCATCATTTTTAAGTGATCTTGCCCATGGAACCCGTTGGCTCAAATTGGCGCCGCTCCCCGTGTTCTCAAACTCTCCAAACCACACTG encodes:
- the LOC120274702 gene encoding uncharacterized protein LOC120274702 is translated as MAGIALVLNLAKKNSAVHAQPVHAHHLFSATLAVSAAAASAAASWPFASRSIFGNGGIPIAYCDAGAALSDSYIPNIPTEELLSSSVTYRPKEYPVELKSLTSAFGLKSLALTSVRSFLLFYLPLLEPHPPVEGDNDDLEDPPENKSVDLVTPFKKSVKQIARETTVVTVRRVLERLAVHYVSQRMAWKLLKDVPRSAKRKAARDISTPCFVFSVSRTTFRGHMLGVAASWIVQIGVDAYRCFIRKSEDDPLADKNEKIRLFGKKVYATTIKCTASLVFASIGAGICALIHPSTGQWVGCALGDFAGPVIAIICFEKLHLEI